One Brassica napus cultivar Da-Ae chromosome C2, Da-Ae, whole genome shotgun sequence DNA window includes the following coding sequences:
- the LOC125582264 gene encoding uncharacterized protein LOC125582264 translates to MSSSSSDEVDERLDEICEEYVEEIYNDIVEAQTIPQRTRAYVERHREGGQDQLWNDYFIEDSTFSTQLFRRRFRMNKELFLCLVHGLEACFPFFQQRRDATGRWSLTALQKCTAAIRLLAYGTAADTVDEYL, encoded by the coding sequence atgtcatcatcttcatccgaTGAAGTCGATGAAAGATTGGACGAAATTTGCGAGGAATACGTGGAAGAAATATACAACGACATAGTGGAGGCCCAAACCATACCACAAAGGACACGTGCGTATGTAGAACGACACCGCGAAGGAGGACAAGACCAATTATGGAATGACTACTTCATCGAAGATTCGACATTCTCGACTCAATTATTCAGACGCCGTTTCCGCATGAATAAGGAATTATTCTTGTGTCTTGTTCATGGCCTAGAAGCGTGCTTTCCATTCTttcagcaaagaagagatgcaacTGGGAGGTGGAGTCTTACTGCACTACAAAAATGTACTGCAGCTATTCGTCTGCTTGCTTATGGTACTGCGGCTGACACCGTTGACGAATATCTCTGA
- the LOC125582091 gene encoding glutathione S-transferase T3-like has protein sequence MNNSSGFRNLLYSQSPIDLDSLERVWLGSQPPEPVGFGSQAPVGESGETVVESAIKEMRKWSPQEDLILIGAWLNTSKDAVKNTEQKAGAFWKRIIDYYNASPLLVGTIPRELTPAKQRWARINADVSKFVGCYDQAMSEQKSGENDDDLMKAALDYYFKDQGHKFSMEHAWRELRRDQKWCSACKDGGKDKRKHVLEVDIDEEEGRPVGVKAAKATSKKNKSGKEEELSRLQAIMEIKQKLSNQKLLDRLLAKKVPLTEMETSLKLKLMSDML, from the coding sequence ATGAATAACAGCAGTGGTTTCCGTAACCTACTGTATAGTCAATCTCCTATTGACCTTGATTCACTCGAACGAGTTTGGTTAGGTAGCCAACCACCTGAGCCTGTTGGGTTCGGTAGCCAAGCTCCTGTTGGCGAGTCTGGTGAGACTGTTGTCGAGTCTGCTATCAAAGAGATGAGGAAATGGTCCCCGCAAGAGGATTTAATACTGATTGGTGCTTGGCTCAACACCAGTAAAGATGCAGTAAAAAATACTGAGCAGAAAGCTGGTGCGTTCTGGAAGAGGATCATCGACTACTACAATGCAAGCCCTCTTCTGGTTGGGACAATACCGAGAGAGCTTACTCCAGCCAAGCAGCGGTGGGCTAGGATTAACGCAGATGTCTCCAAGTTCGTTGGTTGCTATGACCAGGCAATGAGTGAGCAGAAAAGTGGTGAAAACGATGATGATCTGATGAAAGCCGCATTAGACTACTATTTCAAAGATCAAGGCCACAAGTTCAGCATGGAACACGCCTGGAGGGAGCTGAGGCGTGACCAGAAATGGTGCTCAGCATGTAAAGACGGTGGGAAGGATAAGCGCAAACATGTCTTGGAGGTTGATATAGACGAGGAAGAGGGCAGACCGGTCGGGGTCAAGGCAGCGAAAGCAACTTCTAAGAAGAATAAGAGTGGGAAAGAAGAGGAGTTGTCTCGTTTACAAGCCATCATGGAGATTAAACAGAAACTCTCTAACCAGAAACTTCTCGATCGTTTATTAGCCAAAAAAGTGCCATTAACTGAGATGGAAACATCACTTAAGCTCAAGCTTATGTCTGACATGTTATGA
- the LOC106381276 gene encoding ESCRT-related protein CHMP1B: MGNTDKLMNQIFDLKFTSKSLQRQSRKCEKEEKAEKLKVKKAIEKGNMDGARIYAENAIRKRSEQMNYLRLASRLDAVVARLDTQAKMATITKSMTNIVKSLESSLATGNLQKMSETMDSFEKQFVNMEVQAEFMENAMAGSTSLSTPEGDVNNLMQQVADDYGLEVSVGLPQAAGHAIPTSTEEKVDEDDLSRRLAELKARG, encoded by the exons ATGGGTAACACAGACAAGCTGATGAATCAGATATTCGACCTGAAGTTCACGTCGAAGTCTCTGCAGAGGCAGTCAAGGAAGTGCGAGAAGGAAGAGAAGGCGGAGAAACTCAAGGTGAAGAAGGCGATCGAGAAGGGGAACATGGATGGTGCTCGGATCTACGCCGAGAACGCCATTCGCAAACGCAGCGAGCAGATGAACTACCTCCGCCTCGCTTCTCGCCTCGACGCCGTTGTTGCTCGCTTAGACACTCAGGCCAAGATGGCAACCATCACCAAATCCATGACTAACATCGTTAAATCCCTCGAGTCTTCCCTTGCCACAG GCAATCTACAGAAGATGTCAGAGACTATGGATTCATTTGAGAAGCAGTTTGTGAACATGGAGGTTCAAGCTGAGTTCATGGAGAACGCCATGGCTGGTTCTACATCATTGTCTACTCCAGAAGGCGACGTCAACAACCTGATGCAGCAGGTAGCAGATGATTACGGTCTTGAAGTCTCTGTTGGATTACCGCAGGCTGCTGGTCATGCCATCCCTACTTCGACAGAGGAGAAAGTTGATGAGGATGATTTGTCAAGGAGGCTTGCAGAGCTCAAGGCCAGAGGTTGA
- the LOC106381277 gene encoding jacalin-related lectin 19-like → MDQQQQGDKNLRVFVGPWGGNGGTAWDDGIYHGVREIKLVYDHCIDSISLVYDKNGKAVRSEKHGGQGGNKTTQIKLQYPEEYLIGVSGYYCPVVHSGTPVIRSMTFKSNKQVYGPYGVEQGTPFSFSVNGGRIVGMNGRSSWYLDSIGFHLSRPKSTKVIHKLRKKIHWFTRMVA, encoded by the exons ATGGATCAACAACAGCAGGGTGATAAGAATCTAAGAGTGTTCGTTGGACCCTGGGGAGGAAATGGAGGAACCGCTTGGGACGACGGGATCTATCATGGTGTCCGTGAGATCAAGCTTGTATATGATCACTGCATTGACTCCATCTCTCTGGTCTACGATAAGAATGGTAAAGCTGTGAGATCAGAGAAGCATGGAGGCCAGGGAGGCAACAAAACAACACAG ATAAAGCTGCAATACCCAGAAGAGTATCTGATCGGCGTGAGTGGTTACTACTGTCCAGTAGTGCACAGTGGCACTCCTGTGATCAGATCAATGACCTTCAAGAGCAATAAACAAGTGTATGGACCTTATGGAGTTGAACAAGGAACACCTTTCAGTTTCTCAGTAAACGGAGGTCGTATTGTTGGCATGAACGGTAGAAGCAGCTGGTACCTTGATTCCATCGGCTTCCATCTCTCACGCCCTAAATCAACCAAGGTGATCCATAAGCTTCGAAAGAAGATTCACTGGTTCACAAGAATGGTTGCATGA
- the LOC106381275 gene encoding (R)-mandelonitrile lyase-like, with protein MSKLMDYYLLYTVLLLLLRGSVSLSNARPRANRHPNFMRFVTNATDFASEEYYDYIIVGGGTAGCPLAATLSQSFRVLLLERGGVPYTRPNVMTHDGFLTTLTDVNSFDSPAQSFISEEGVPNARGRVLGGSSAINAGFYSRADRQFFENSGLDWDLMTVNQSYEWVERAIVFRPQLRTWQSAIRDALLEVGVHPFNGFTLEHKVGTKIGGSTFDRYGRRHSSADLLRYARNSNIRVAVYATVERVLLSDSGSNVSAIGVVYRDQLGRYHHAMIRDRGEVILSAGSLGTPQLMLLSGIGPRSYLSTWGIPVAIDQPHVGGFVYDNPRNGISIVPPVPMENSLIQVVGVTEDGAFLEAASNVIPFASPLQSVFIRAPASPLYVPVTTIMEKILGPVSVGSLRLASTDVRINPVVRFNYFSDPQDLERCVNGTRKIGEILRSRAMQDFMFREWFGSHRFRFVGVPLPLDQTNDLVMADFCRRTVSTIWHYHGGCVVGKVVDYDLKVKGVDSLRIVDGSTFNISPGTNPQATLMMLGRYMGLKRLKERMGY; from the exons ATGAGTAAGCTGATGGACTATTATCTTCTCTACAcggtgcttcttcttcttcttcgtggaTCAGTTTCTCTGTCTAACGCAAGGCCACGCGCTAATCGAC ATCCCAATTTCATGCGATTCGTGACGAACGCAACCGATTTCGCGTCGGAGGAATACTACGACTACATAATCGTCGGCGGAGGAACGGCGGGATGTCCACTCGCCGCCACGCTCTCCCAATCCTTCCGCGTCCTTCTCCTCGAGCGCGGCGGCGTTCCGTACACCAGACCTAACGTGATGACACACGACGGTTTCTTGACGACTCTCACGGACGTCAACAGCTTCGACTCTCCCGCTCAGTCCTTCATCTCCGAGGAAGGAGTACCCAACGCAAGAGGCCGTGTTCTTGGCGGAAGCAGCGCGATCAACGCTGGGTTCTACAGCCGAGCTGATAGACAGTTCTTTGAGAACTCAGGTCTTGATTGGGATCTGATGACTGTGAATCAGTCTTACGAATGGGTGGAGAGAGCTATTGTGTTTAGACCTCAGCTTAGAACTTGGCAGTCTGCGATTAGAGACGCGTTGCTTGAGGTTGGTGTGCATCCCTTTAACGGCTTCACGTTGGAGCATAAAGTGGGGACTAAGATCGGAGGGTCCACGTTTGATCGTTACGGGAGAAGACACAGCTCTGCAGATCTTCTTAGATATGCGAGAAACTCCAACATTAGAGTAGCTGTTTACGCTACCGTGGAGAGAGTCTTGCTAAGTGATTCTGGTTCTAATGTCTCTGCTATTGGAGTTGTGTACCGTGATCAGCTGGGGCGTTACCATCACGCTATGATACGGGACAGAGGAGAGGTGATACTATCAGCTGGCTCACTCGGTACTCCCCAGTTGATGCTGCTTAGTGGGATTGGTCCAAGGAGCTACCTTTCGACTTGGGGGATCCCAGTGGCTATTGACCAGCCTCATGTGGGAGGGTTTGTGTATGATAACCCGAGGAACGGTATCTCCATTGTTCCTCCGGTTCCAATGGAGAACTCGCTGATACAAGTGGTGGGCGTTACTGAGGACGGTGCTTTTCTGGAGGCTGCTTCTAATGTGATCCCGTTTGCGTCTCCTCTGCAATCTGTTTTCATCAGAGCTCCAGCTTCTCCTTTGTACGTCCCTGTGACAACTATAATGGAGAAGATCCTTGGTCCGGTGTCTGTTGGTTCGCTAAGGTTGGCTTCAACGGATGTGAGGATAAACCCAGTTGTTAGGTTCAACTACTTTAGTGATCCACAGGATCTGGAGAGATGTGTGAATGGGACTAGGAAGATTGGTGAAATACTCAGGAGCCGAGCTATGCAGGACTTTATGTTCAGGGAATGGTTTGGGAGCCATAGGTTCAGGTTCGTTGGAGTTCCATTACCATTAGACCAAACAAATGATCTGGTGATGGCAGACTTCTGTAGACGAACTGTTAGCACGATATGGCATTACCATGGTGGCTGCGTTGTGGGGAAAGTAGTGGACTATGATCTCAAAGTCAAGGGTGTTGATTCTCTAAGAATCGTGGATGGATCAACCTTCAATATCTCTCCAGGGACTAATCCACAAGCTACCTTGATGATGCTtggaag GTACATGGGTCTAAAGAGGCTGAAAGAGAGAATGGGATACTGA